The Dehalogenimonas lykanthroporepellens BL-DC-9 genome includes a window with the following:
- a CDS encoding glutamyl-tRNA(Gln) amidotransferase, C subunit (KEGG: deg:DehalGT_1070 glutamyl-tRNA(Gln) amidotransferase, C subunit~TIGRFAM: glutamyl-tRNA(Gln) amidotransferase, C subunit~PFAM: Glu-tRNAGln amidotransferase C subunit), which produces MELSREEVLHIARLARLGIGDEEIDRLQGELSDILGHFTVLQQVDTEGVPPTAHTVAQCNVLGYDESAPSLTTEEVMANAPDREGDFIRIRAVLE; this is translated from the coding sequence ATGGAACTATCGAGAGAAGAAGTACTGCACATCGCCCGGCTGGCACGGCTGGGCATCGGCGACGAAGAAATCGACCGGCTTCAGGGGGAGCTGTCCGACATCCTGGGCCATTTCACTGTGCTCCAGCAGGTGGACACCGAAGGGGTGCCGCCGACCGCCCATACCGTTGCCCAATGCAACGTCCTGGGTTACGACGAATCGGCGCCATCTTTAACTACCGAAGAAGTGATGGCTAACGCCCCCGACCGGGAAGGGGATTTCATCCGTATACGGGCGGTGCTGGAATAG
- a CDS encoding transposase IS116/IS110/IS902 family protein (PFAM: transposase IS116/IS110/IS902 family protein; transposase IS111A/IS1328/IS1533~KEGG: gem:GM21_4047 transposase IS116/IS110/IS902 family protein), with protein MESFIGIDISKASVDVAVHESKEHWTFTNDENGLKKLANLMRKLSPSLIVMESTGSYEVAATYELNARGFPVAVVNPRHIRDFARSTGLLAKTDVLDARVIARFAATIKPAPRVLPDEDTRHLAAIMSRRRQVVAMLTAEKNRLGQANHIVKERIQQHISWLEQELDDLNKESGSMIETNAEWKEKSDIMQSVPGVGPNLALTLLSDLPELGNLNRKQIAALCGLAPFNRDSGQMRGKRSIWGGRSSVRAAVYMAAFSAVRWNPLLKEFYQRLVDAGKRRKVALVACMRKLLCILNAMLKNRTIWNAQIIHPLVSCP; from the coding sequence ATGGAAAGTTTTATCGGTATCGATATCTCCAAAGCCTCCGTCGATGTAGCGGTACATGAAAGCAAGGAGCATTGGACCTTTACCAACGATGAAAATGGCCTCAAAAAGCTGGCAAACCTGATGCGTAAGCTCTCTCCCAGCCTGATCGTTATGGAGTCCACCGGAAGTTACGAAGTCGCCGCTACCTATGAATTGAATGCCCGTGGTTTCCCCGTGGCAGTGGTCAATCCCCGCCATATCAGAGACTTCGCCCGTTCGACCGGCCTCCTGGCCAAGACGGACGTACTGGATGCCAGAGTCATCGCCCGCTTCGCCGCCACCATCAAGCCGGCGCCCCGCGTCTTGCCGGATGAAGATACCCGGCATCTGGCGGCAATCATGTCCCGGCGAAGGCAGGTGGTAGCCATGCTGACGGCGGAGAAGAACCGCCTGGGACAGGCCAATCACATCGTAAAAGAACGGATTCAACAGCATATTAGCTGGCTGGAACAGGAGCTGGATGATCTCAACAAAGAATCGGGCAGTATGATAGAAACCAACGCTGAATGGAAAGAGAAAAGCGATATCATGCAAAGTGTACCCGGAGTAGGCCCGAATCTTGCCCTTACTTTGCTTTCCGACCTGCCTGAGTTGGGCAATCTGAACCGGAAACAGATAGCGGCATTGTGCGGTCTGGCACCATTCAATCGTGACAGCGGTCAGATGCGAGGCAAACGGTCGATCTGGGGCGGCCGGAGCAGTGTACGCGCCGCTGTTTACATGGCGGCCTTTTCGGCTGTTCGCTGGAATCCTTTGCTCAAGGAATTCTACCAACGCCTGGTGGACGCGGGTAAACGGCGCAAGGTAGCCTTGGTAGCCTGTATGCGTAAATTGCTCTGCATACTGAATGCCATGCTGAAGAACAGGACTATTTGGAACGCCCAAATCATTCATCCGCTGGTTTCTTGTCCTTAG
- a CDS encoding transposase IS4 family protein (PFAM: transposase IS4 family protein~KEGG: avi:Avi_2713 hypothetical protein), with the protein MAYREGDRRQMAMLPPVIEDYVGPKDPVRAYDAIVEAMDCDQMGLTIDRSLVGNPAYDPKSMLKLLVYGYSYGWHSSRKLERACHHNLSFIWLMGGLKPDHKTIANFRRGNQQVLRKVLEQTARICLKMNLIEGNCLFTDSTKMKGAAATSRTLTRKAWEQKLAETDKAIEELLARCEQIDRNESGNLVEMKEELEDRQKLQSKIKGLVKQLDKEKLSRINSTDPECLNVKGRQGTYAGYSAHITVDEQHGLIVNADVVAEANDSNQFSQQIEQAMITLGKPCRTAVADAGYSNMDNLKRTTEKQIDVIVPTQRQALHSPQDSPFDKSKFRYDEQADCYECPEGKKLKYSHYSRQKSNYLYRMEKPALCLKCRYWGTCTISKRGRTVIRLKEEKLREALEARYASAEGQEIYQKRKARVESPFGHIKRNLNCGNFLLKGLAGVKAEWGLLAGSFNIARMITLSGGVPGLLRRLEQAETG; encoded by the coding sequence ATGGCTTACAGAGAAGGCGACCGCCGACAGATGGCGATGCTACCACCGGTTATTGAAGACTATGTTGGGCCCAAGGATCCGGTCAGAGCTTATGATGCCATAGTGGAAGCTATGGACTGCGATCAAATGGGATTGACCATCGACCGTTCCCTGGTCGGCAATCCGGCTTATGACCCCAAATCCATGCTTAAACTGCTGGTTTATGGCTATTCCTATGGCTGGCATAGCTCCCGAAAGCTGGAGAGAGCCTGTCATCATAACCTATCATTCATCTGGCTTATGGGAGGACTCAAACCCGACCATAAGACCATAGCCAATTTCAGGCGGGGTAACCAGCAGGTATTGAGGAAAGTTCTTGAACAGACTGCTCGCATTTGTCTCAAGATGAATCTGATAGAAGGCAACTGTCTCTTCACCGATAGCACCAAGATGAAAGGAGCGGCGGCCACCAGCCGGACATTGACCAGGAAGGCATGGGAACAGAAGCTGGCCGAAACGGACAAAGCTATCGAAGAACTGCTTGCCAGGTGTGAGCAGATAGACCGGAATGAATCCGGCAATCTGGTAGAAATGAAAGAAGAACTGGAAGACCGTCAAAAACTACAAAGCAAGATCAAGGGGCTGGTAAAGCAGTTAGACAAAGAGAAGTTATCCCGGATAAACAGCACCGACCCGGAGTGTCTAAACGTCAAAGGGCGTCAGGGTACTTATGCCGGTTATAGTGCGCATATAACCGTAGATGAGCAACACGGACTTATAGTTAATGCCGATGTAGTAGCCGAGGCCAATGACAGCAATCAATTCTCGCAACAAATCGAACAGGCGATGATAACACTGGGTAAGCCCTGCCGAACAGCGGTGGCCGACGCTGGATATTCGAATATGGACAATCTGAAACGGACAACTGAAAAACAAATTGACGTTATCGTACCGACGCAAAGGCAAGCCCTTCACAGCCCTCAGGACTCACCCTTTGACAAGAGCAAGTTTCGCTATGATGAACAAGCTGACTGTTATGAATGTCCTGAAGGTAAGAAGCTGAAATATTCCCACTATTCAAGACAGAAGAGTAATTACCTGTACCGGATGGAGAAGCCGGCATTATGCCTGAAGTGCCGATACTGGGGAACATGCACCATTTCCAAGCGCGGCAGAACTGTCATCCGGTTAAAGGAAGAGAAACTGAGAGAAGCATTGGAAGCGCGGTATGCATCAGCAGAGGGTCAGGAAATCTACCAGAAACGTAAAGCCCGGGTAGAATCACCCTTCGGACATATCAAGCGAAATCTCAATTGCGGGAATTTCCTCCTTAAAGGACTGGCTGGAGTGAAGGCCGAATGGGGATTATTGGCTGGTAGCTTCAACATAGCCCGGATGATTACGCTAAGTGGCGGGGTGCCTGGCCTGCTCCGGCGCCTGGAACAGGCAGAAACAGGATAG